A genomic window from Sorex araneus isolate mSorAra2 chromosome 2, mSorAra2.pri, whole genome shotgun sequence includes:
- the METTL1 gene encoding tRNA (guanine-N(7)-)-methyltransferase — protein MAGAEAGDAARSQAPPPQKRYYRQRAHSNPMADHTLRYPVKPEEMDWSELYPEFFAPPAPNESHDDPKEKEGKRAGVQVEFADIGCGYGGLLVELSPLFPDTLILGLEIRVKVSDYVQDRIRALRAAPGGGFQNIACLRSNAMKHLPNFFRKGQLTKMFFLFPDPHFKRTKHKWRIISPTLLAEYAYVLRVGGLVYTITDVQELHEWMCTHFEGHPLFERVPLEELSEDPIVGHLGTSTEEGKKVLRNGGKNFPAVFRRIQDPALQAASPSPASPGH, from the exons ATGGCGGGCGCCGAGGCCGGGGACGCGGCCCGGAGCCAGGCCCCGCCGCCTCAGAAGCGCTACTATCGGCAACGCGCGCACTCCAACCCCATGGCCGACCACACGCTGCGCTA CCCCGTGAAGCCAGAGGAGATGGACTGGTCAGAGCTGTACCCGGAGTTCTTCGCCCCGCCGGCTCCGAACGAGAGCCATGATGATccgaaggagaaggaagggaagcgAGCTGGCGTCCAAGTGGAGTTTGCGGACATCGGCTGTGGCTACGGAGGCCTGTTAG TGGAACTGTCCCCGCTGTTCCCAGACACGCTGATCCTGGGCCTGGAGATCCGGGTGAAGGTCTCCGACTACGTGCAGGACCGGATTCGGGCTCTTCGGGCCGCGCCCGGGGGCGGCTTCCAGAACATCGCCTGTCTCCGCAGCAACGCCATGAAGCACCTCCCGAACTTCTTCCGCAAGGGCCAG CTGACGAAGATGTTCTTCCTCTTCCCCGACCCACATTTCAAGCGGACGAAGCACAAGTGGCGAATCATCAGCCCCACGCTGCTGGCTGAGTATGCCTACGTGCTTCGGGTCGGg GGGCTGGTGTATACCATCACAGACGTGCAGGAGCTCCACGAGTGGATGTGTACCCATTTTGAAGGACACCCACTGTTTGAGCGGGTACCTCTGGAGGAGCTG AGTGAAGACCCCATTGTAGGACACCTGGGCACCTCCACAGAGGAGGGGAAGAAAGTGCTGCGCAACGGAGGCAAGAATTTCCCCGCGGTCTTCCGGAGAATACAGGACCCCGCCCTCCAGGCAgcgagccccagccctgcctctcccGGCCACTGA
- the LOC101536895 gene encoding 25-hydroxyvitamin D-1 alpha hydroxylase, mitochondrial, with product MTQNLKLASRVFHRARRAPELGTRGSSSAAHSLADIPGPSTPSFLAELFCKGGLWRLHELQVQGAARFGPVWLASFGTVRTVYVAAPALVEQLLRQEGPLPERCSFSPWAEHRRRRRRACGLLTAEGEEWQRLRSLLAPLLLRPQAAARYAGTLDDVVRDLVRRLRRQRGRGAGPPSLVRDVAGEFYKFGLEGIAAVLLGSRLGCLEPQVPPDTETFIRAVGSVFVSTLLTMAMPSWLHRLVPGPWARLCRDWDQMFAFAQQHVERREAEAAGRSPGAPEEDAGPGAHLTCFLLREELPAPCILGNVTELLLAGVDTVSNTLSWALYELAQHPGVQKALHSEITSALGPGGQPPATALSQLPLLKAVVKEVLRLYPVVPANSRVPDKDIRIGDYIIPKNTLVTLCHYATSRDPAQFPEPDSFRPTRWLGEDPAPHPFASLPFGFGKRSCMGRRLAELELQMALAQILIHFEVQPEPGAAPVKPMTRTVLVPERAINLQFLDR from the exons ATGACCCAGAACCTCAAGCTCGCTTCCAGAGTGTTCCATCGCGCCCGCCGTGCTCCAGAGCTGGGCACCAGAGGCTCCAGCTCGGCGGCCCATAGTTTGGCGGACATCCCAGGCCCCTCCACGCCCAGTTTCCTTGCCGAACTTTTCTGCAAGGGGGGGCTGTGGCGGCTGCACGAGCTGCAG GTGCAGGGAGCCGCGCGCTTCGGGCCGGTGTGGCTGGCCAGCTTCGGGACGGTGCGCACCGTGTACGTGGCGGCCCCTGCGCTCGTGGAGCAGCTGCtacgccaggagggacccctgcccGAGCGCTGCAGCTTCTCCCCGTGGGCCGAGCatcggcgccgccgccgccgggcgtGCGGACTGCTCACCGC GGAAGGCGAGGAATGGCAGAGGCTCCGCAGCCTCCTGGCCCCGCTCCTGCTCCGGCCCCAGGCGGCCGCCCGCTACGCGGGGACCCTGGACGACGTGGTCCGCGACCTGGTGCGGCGGCTGCGGCGccagcggggccggggcgcggggccgcccAGCCTGGTGCGGGACGTGGCGGGCGAGTTTTACAAATTCGGCCTCGAAG GCATCGCAGCGGTGCTGCTGGGGTCGCGCCTGGGCTGCCTGGAGCCCCAGGTGCCCCCCGACACCGAGACCTTCATCCGCGCCGTGGGATCCGTGTTTGTGTCCACGCTCCTGACGATGGCGATGCCCAGCTGGCTGCACCGCCTGGTGCCCGGGCCCTGGGCCCGCCTCTGCCGGGACTGGGACCAGATGTTTGCCTTTG CCCAGCAGCATGTGGAGCGGCGGGAGGCAGAGGCAGCCGGGAGGAGCCCCGGGGCGCCTGAGGAGGACGCGGGACCCGGGGCACACCTCACCTGCTTCCTGCTCCGGGAAGAACTGCCTGCCCCGTGCATCCTGGGGAATGTGACAGAGTTGCTGCTGGCGGGAGTTGACACG GTGTCCAACACGCTCTCCTGGGCTCTGTATGAACTGGCCCAGCACCCCGGAGTGCAGAAGGCTCTCCACTCTGAGATCACCTCTGCGCTGGGCCCCGGAGGCCAGCCCCCTGCCACGGCGCTGTCTCAGCTGCCACTGCTGAAGGCCGTGGTGAAGGAAGTGCTCAG GCTGTATCCTGTGGTACCTGCGAATTCTCGAGTCCCAGACAAAGACATTCGTATAGGTGACTACATTATTCCCAAAAAT ACACTGGTGACACTGTGTCACTATGCCACTTCAAGGGACCCTGCCCAGTTCCCAGAGCCAGATTCTTTTCGCCCAACTCGCTGGCTGGGAGAGGACCCAGCGCCCCATCCCTTCGCGTCTCTTCCCTTTGGATTTGGCAAACGCAGCTGCATGGGGAGACGCCTGGCAGAACTTGAGCTGCAAATGGCCTTGGCTCAG ATCTTGATCCACTTTGAGGTGCAGCCTGAGCCAGGCGCTGCCCCAGTCAAACCCATGACCCGGACTGTGCTGGTGCCCGAGAGGGCCATCAACCTCCAGTTCCTGGACAGATAA